A window of Synechococcus sp. MEDNS5 contains these coding sequences:
- a CDS encoding DNA-directed RNA polymerase subunit gamma, which produces MTNSNLRTENHFDYVKITLASPDRVMEWGQRTLPNGQVVGEVTKPETINYRTLKPEMDGLFCEKIFGPSKDWECHCGKYKRVRHRGIVCERCGVEVTESRVRRHRMGFIKLAAPVSHVWYLKGIPSYVAILLDMPLRDVEQIVYFNCYVVLDPGDHKDLKYKQLLTEDEWLEIEDEIYAEDSEIENEPVVGIGAEALKQLLEDLTLNEVAEQLREEIAGSKGQKRAKLIKRLRVIDNFVATNARPEWMVLDVIPVIPPDLRPMVQLDGGRFATSDLNDLYRRVINRNNRLARLQEILAPEIIVRNEKRMLQEAVDALIDNGRRGRTVVGANNRPLKSLSDIIEGKQGRFRQNLLGKRVDYSGRSVIVVGPKLKMHQCGLPKEMAIELFQPFVIHRLIRQNIVNNIKAAKKLIQRADDEVMQVLQEVIDGHPIMLNRAPTLHRLGIQAFEPKLVDGRAIQLHPLVCPAFNADFDGDQMAVHVPLAIEAQTEARMLMLASNNILSPATGEPIITPSQDMVLGAYYLTALQPDIQPVEFGDRSRTYSDLEDVIHAFEDKRLGLHDWVWVRFNGEVEDDDEREEPLSSETLADGTRFEQWTYRRDRFDEDGALISRYILTTVGRVVMNHTIIDAVAAT; this is translated from the coding sequence ATGACCAACAGCAATCTCCGCACCGAAAACCACTTCGACTACGTCAAGATCACGCTTGCTTCACCTGACCGGGTGATGGAGTGGGGGCAACGCACCCTTCCTAATGGTCAGGTGGTGGGTGAGGTCACCAAGCCCGAAACCATTAACTACCGCACACTCAAGCCGGAGATGGACGGCTTGTTTTGCGAAAAAATCTTCGGGCCTTCCAAAGATTGGGAGTGTCACTGCGGCAAATACAAACGTGTCCGTCACCGCGGCATCGTTTGTGAACGTTGTGGTGTGGAAGTCACCGAGAGCAGGGTGCGTCGTCACCGCATGGGCTTTATCAAGCTCGCTGCTCCTGTGTCCCACGTCTGGTACCTCAAAGGCATTCCCAGCTATGTGGCCATCCTGCTGGATATGCCGCTGCGGGATGTTGAGCAGATCGTTTACTTCAACTGCTATGTGGTGCTGGATCCCGGTGATCACAAGGACCTGAAGTACAAGCAGCTCCTCACGGAAGATGAGTGGCTGGAAATCGAAGATGAGATCTACGCCGAAGATTCAGAGATTGAAAACGAGCCTGTTGTTGGCATCGGCGCCGAGGCTCTCAAGCAGCTTCTCGAAGATCTCACTCTTAATGAAGTGGCAGAGCAGCTGCGCGAGGAGATCGCCGGCAGCAAGGGGCAGAAGCGGGCGAAGTTGATCAAGCGCCTGCGCGTGATTGACAACTTTGTGGCCACCAATGCCCGTCCGGAATGGATGGTGCTGGATGTGATTCCGGTGATTCCGCCCGATCTGCGTCCGATGGTGCAGCTCGACGGTGGCCGCTTCGCCACCTCCGACCTGAATGACCTGTATCGCAGGGTCATCAACCGCAACAACCGTCTGGCCCGCCTTCAGGAAATCCTGGCCCCTGAAATCATTGTCCGCAACGAGAAGCGGATGCTGCAGGAGGCTGTTGATGCACTGATCGACAACGGCCGCCGCGGTCGCACTGTGGTCGGTGCCAACAATCGACCTCTGAAGTCCCTCAGTGACATCATCGAGGGCAAGCAGGGGCGCTTCCGTCAGAACCTCCTCGGCAAGCGTGTCGACTACTCAGGTCGATCCGTGATTGTGGTTGGTCCCAAGCTGAAAATGCACCAGTGCGGTCTTCCCAAGGAGATGGCGATCGAGCTCTTCCAGCCGTTTGTGATCCATCGCTTGATCCGTCAAAATATCGTCAACAACATCAAGGCGGCCAAGAAGCTCATTCAGCGCGCTGACGATGAAGTGATGCAGGTGCTGCAGGAAGTGATCGACGGTCACCCGATCATGCTCAACCGTGCGCCCACGCTCCACCGTCTGGGCATCCAGGCCTTCGAGCCCAAGCTGGTCGACGGTCGTGCTATTCAACTTCACCCCCTGGTCTGCCCGGCCTTCAACGCCGACTTCGACGGAGACCAGATGGCTGTGCACGTGCCCCTGGCCATCGAAGCTCAGACCGAGGCACGCATGTTGATGCTGGCTAGCAACAACATCCTGTCTCCTGCGACTGGCGAACCGATCATTACGCCCTCCCAGGACATGGTTCTTGGCGCCTATTACCTAACGGCTCTGCAGCCCGACATCCAACCGGTTGAGTTCGGTGATCGTTCACGCACCTACTCGGATCTTGAGGATGTGATTCATGCTTTCGAAGACAAGCGCCTCGGTCTGCATGACTGGGTCTGGGTGCGCTTCAACGGTGAAGTTGAAGATGACGATGAGCGTGAAGAACCTCTGAGCAGTGAAACGCTCGCGGACGGCACCCGGTTCGAGCAGTGGACTTACCGCAGAGACCGCTTTGATGAAGATGGAGCGCTGATCAGCCGTTACATCCTCACCACCGTGGGCCGCGTGGTGATGAATCACACGATCATCGACGCGGTGGCAGCCACCTGA
- the rpoB gene encoding DNA-directed RNA polymerase subunit beta produces MSSSAIQVAKTATYLPDLVEVQRASFKWFLEKGLIEELESFSPITDYTGKLELHFVGSEYRLKRPRHDVEEAKRRDATFASQMYVTCRLVNKETGEIKEQEVFIGELPLMTERGTFIINGAERVIVNQIVRSPGVYFKDEQDKNGRRTYNASVIPNRGAWLKFETDKNDLLHVRVDKTRKINAHVLMRAMGLSDNDVIDKLRHPEYYKKSIEAANDEGISSEDQALLELYKKLRPGEPPSVSGGQQLLQTRFFDPKRYDLGRVGRYKINKKLRLTIPDSVRTLTHEDVLSTLDYLINLELDVGGASLDDIDHLGNRRVRSVGELLQNQVRVGLNRLERIIKERMTVGETDSLTPAQLVNPKPLVAAIKEFFGSSQLSQFMDQTNPLAELTHKRRISALGPGGLTRERAGFAVRDIHPSHYGRLCPIETPEGPNAGLINSLATHARVNEYGFIETPFWKVENGRVLKQGDPIYLSADLEDECRVAPGDVATDSDGAILADLIPVRYRQDFEKVPPEQVDYVQLSPVQVISVATSLIPFLEHDDANRALMGSNMQRQAVPLLRPERPLVGTGLETQVARDSGMVPISRVNGTVTFVDATAIVVRDEDGVDHSHYLQKYQRSNQDTCLNQRPIVRQGDPVIVGQVLADGSACEGGEIALGQNVLIAYMPWEGYNYEDAILVSERLVNDDLYTSVHIEKYEIEARQTKLGPEEITREIPNVAEESLGNLDEMGIIRIGAFVESGDILVGKVTPKGESDQPPEEKLLRAIFGEKARDVRDNSLRVPSTERGRVVDVRIYTREQGDELPPGANMVVRVYVAQRRKIQVGDKMAGRHGNKGIISRILPREDMPYLPDGTPVDIVLNPLGVPSRMNVGQVFELLMGWAAANLDCRVKVVPFDEMYGAEKSQQTVEAYLKEAAKQPGKEWIYNPDDPGKLQLIDGRSGEPFDQPVAVGYSHFLKLVHLVDDKIHARSTGPYSLVTQQPLGGKAQQGGQRLGEMEVWALEAYGAAYTLQELLTVKSDDMQGRNEALNAIVKGKPIPRPGTPESFKVLMRELQSLGLDIAVFTDEGKEVDLMQDVNPRRSTPSRPTYESLGVADYDED; encoded by the coding sequence ATGAGCAGCAGCGCGATTCAGGTCGCCAAGACCGCCACCTATCTCCCTGATCTGGTGGAGGTGCAGCGGGCCAGTTTCAAGTGGTTCCTGGAGAAGGGCCTGATCGAAGAACTGGAGAGTTTTTCCCCGATCACCGACTACACAGGAAAGCTCGAACTTCATTTCGTCGGCAGTGAATACCGTCTGAAGCGTCCCCGCCATGATGTGGAGGAGGCCAAGCGTCGCGATGCCACCTTTGCCTCGCAGATGTATGTGACTTGCCGGCTGGTTAACAAGGAGACCGGTGAGATCAAGGAGCAGGAGGTCTTCATCGGCGAGCTCCCGCTGATGACCGAACGCGGCACGTTCATCATCAATGGCGCAGAGCGCGTGATCGTGAATCAGATCGTGCGCAGCCCCGGTGTTTATTTCAAGGACGAACAGGATAAGAACGGACGCCGCACCTACAACGCGAGCGTGATTCCGAACCGTGGCGCTTGGCTGAAATTTGAAACGGATAAGAACGATCTGTTGCACGTTCGGGTTGATAAGACCCGGAAAATCAATGCCCATGTGCTGATGCGCGCCATGGGCTTGTCTGATAACGATGTGATCGACAAGCTCCGTCATCCGGAGTATTACAAAAAGTCGATTGAAGCGGCTAACGACGAAGGCATCAGTTCTGAAGATCAAGCTCTGTTGGAGCTTTATAAGAAGCTGCGTCCGGGCGAACCCCCTTCAGTGAGTGGTGGCCAGCAACTGCTTCAGACCCGTTTCTTCGATCCCAAGCGTTACGACCTCGGCCGGGTTGGTCGCTACAAGATCAACAAGAAGCTTCGTCTCACGATTCCGGATTCGGTTCGCACCCTTACCCATGAGGACGTTCTCTCCACCCTCGACTATCTGATCAATCTCGAGCTCGATGTGGGCGGGGCCAGCCTCGATGACATCGACCATCTCGGCAACCGTCGTGTGCGATCCGTTGGCGAGCTTCTCCAGAACCAGGTGCGCGTGGGTCTCAATCGACTTGAGCGGATCATCAAGGAGCGCATGACGGTTGGTGAGACCGATTCCCTCACCCCTGCCCAGCTGGTGAATCCCAAGCCGCTGGTCGCTGCGATCAAGGAATTCTTCGGCTCGAGCCAGTTGAGCCAGTTCATGGATCAAACGAACCCGCTGGCTGAGCTCACGCACAAGCGCCGCATCTCCGCCCTCGGTCCTGGAGGTCTCACCCGTGAAAGGGCCGGCTTCGCGGTGCGCGATATTCATCCTTCTCACTACGGCCGCCTCTGCCCGATCGAGACGCCCGAAGGCCCCAATGCCGGTCTGATCAACTCCTTGGCGACCCATGCCCGGGTCAACGAGTACGGCTTTATCGAAACCCCCTTCTGGAAGGTGGAGAACGGCCGCGTTCTGAAGCAGGGTGATCCCATCTATCTCTCAGCTGACCTGGAGGATGAGTGTCGAGTGGCCCCTGGCGATGTCGCTACGGACAGCGATGGAGCGATCCTGGCGGACCTCATTCCCGTTCGCTATCGCCAGGATTTCGAGAAGGTGCCGCCGGAGCAGGTGGATTATGTGCAGCTCTCACCTGTTCAGGTGATCTCCGTTGCCACCTCGCTGATTCCTTTCCTGGAGCACGACGATGCCAACCGTGCCCTGATGGGATCGAACATGCAGCGTCAGGCCGTCCCTCTCCTGCGCCCCGAACGCCCCCTGGTCGGCACGGGCCTGGAAACCCAGGTAGCTCGCGACTCCGGCATGGTTCCCATCTCCCGGGTCAACGGCACCGTGACCTTCGTGGACGCCACTGCGATCGTCGTCCGAGACGAAGACGGTGTGGATCACTCTCACTATCTACAGAAGTACCAGCGTTCGAATCAGGACACCTGCCTCAATCAGCGTCCGATCGTGCGTCAGGGCGATCCGGTGATTGTGGGTCAGGTTCTTGCGGATGGCTCAGCCTGCGAAGGCGGTGAAATCGCCCTTGGTCAGAATGTTCTGATCGCCTACATGCCCTGGGAGGGATACAACTACGAGGACGCGATTCTCGTGAGTGAGCGTCTGGTCAATGATGACTTGTACACCTCGGTGCACATCGAGAAGTACGAGATCGAGGCCCGTCAGACCAAGCTCGGCCCTGAAGAGATCACTCGGGAAATTCCCAATGTGGCCGAAGAAAGCCTCGGCAATCTCGATGAGATGGGCATCATCCGCATTGGTGCTTTCGTGGAGAGCGGCGACATCCTGGTGGGCAAGGTCACTCCCAAAGGTGAGTCCGACCAACCTCCTGAAGAGAAACTCCTGCGAGCGATCTTCGGTGAGAAAGCGCGCGACGTTCGCGATAACTCACTGCGGGTTCCCAGCACTGAGCGCGGCAGGGTCGTGGATGTGCGCATCTACACCCGTGAGCAAGGTGATGAGCTCCCACCGGGCGCCAACATGGTGGTCAGGGTCTATGTGGCGCAACGCCGCAAGATCCAGGTGGGCGACAAGATGGCTGGTCGTCATGGCAACAAGGGGATCATCAGCCGGATTCTTCCTCGGGAGGACATGCCATACCTCCCCGACGGCACCCCGGTTGACATCGTTCTGAACCCCCTTGGTGTGCCAAGCCGCATGAACGTTGGTCAGGTCTTCGAACTGCTGATGGGCTGGGCAGCAGCGAATCTTGACTGTCGCGTGAAGGTGGTTCCGTTTGATGAGATGTATGGGGCTGAAAAGTCTCAGCAGACTGTGGAGGCCTACCTCAAGGAGGCCGCCAAGCAGCCAGGCAAGGAATGGATCTACAACCCGGATGATCCCGGCAAGCTTCAGCTGATCGATGGCCGCAGCGGCGAGCCCTTCGACCAGCCCGTTGCCGTGGGTTACTCCCACTTCCTCAAGCTGGTCCACCTTGTGGATGACAAGATCCACGCTCGTTCCACCGGTCCTTACTCCCTGGTGACGCAGCAACCCCTGGGCGGCAAGGCTCAGCAGGGCGGCCAGCGTCTCGGTGAGATGGAGGTGTGGGCTCTGGAGGCCTACGGCGCGGCGTACACCCTGCAGGAACTGCTCACGGTCAAGTCCGACGACATGCAGGGACGCAATGAGGCTCTGAACGCCATCGTGAAGGGCAAGCCGATCCCCAGGCCCGGTACACCGGAATCCTTCAAGGTGCTGATGCGCGAACTCCAGTCCCTGGGTCTGGACATCGCCGTGTTCACTGATGAAGGCAAGGAGGTGGATCTCATGCAAGACGTGAATCCGCGTCGCAGCACCCCAAGTCGTCCCACTTACGAATCCCTCGGCGTCGCGGATTACGACGAGGACTGA
- a CDS encoding TatD family hydrolase: protein MAIPSLIDSHCHIVFRNFDEDLEAVAARWRDAGVTSLLHACVEPSEIPAIRALADRFPEMRYSVGVHPLDTEHWAEDTQAVLRDAACADDRVVAIGELGLDLFRDKNLPEQLAILRPQLDLAVELNLPVIVHCRDAAEPMLEELRARQARGCCPAGVMHCWGGTPEEMHQFLDLGFYISFSGTVTFPKAVPTHDCARQVPQDRFLVETDCPFLAPVPRRGKRNEPAFVAAVASRVAELREQSLEQVAETSTANARTLFRLP from the coding sequence ATGGCGATTCCATCCCTGATCGACAGTCACTGTCACATCGTCTTCAGAAATTTTGACGAAGACCTGGAGGCTGTTGCGGCACGTTGGCGTGACGCAGGCGTAACGTCGTTGTTGCATGCTTGTGTTGAGCCTTCGGAGATTCCAGCGATTCGCGCTCTTGCGGATCGGTTCCCGGAGATGCGGTACTCGGTGGGTGTCCATCCGCTTGATACGGAGCACTGGGCTGAAGATACGCAGGCAGTTTTGCGGGATGCTGCCTGCGCCGATGATCGGGTGGTGGCCATCGGTGAACTTGGTCTTGATCTTTTTCGTGACAAGAACCTTCCTGAGCAGTTGGCCATCCTCCGCCCCCAGCTCGATCTGGCGGTTGAGCTCAACTTGCCGGTGATCGTGCATTGCCGCGATGCGGCAGAACCCATGTTGGAGGAGTTGCGTGCACGTCAGGCCAGGGGGTGCTGTCCTGCTGGAGTGATGCACTGCTGGGGCGGCACTCCGGAGGAAATGCATCAGTTCCTGGATCTCGGCTTCTACATCAGCTTCAGCGGCACGGTCACCTTTCCGAAGGCCGTTCCCACGCACGATTGCGCCAGGCAGGTGCCCCAGGATCGGTTTCTTGTAGAGACGGATTGCCCCTTCCTCGCGCCGGTCCCTCGTCGGGGAAAGCGCAACGAACCAGCCTTCGTTGCGGCAGTGGCCTCCCGCGTCGCAGAGCTCAGAGAGCAATCCCTTGAACAAGTGGCCGAGACCAGCACGGCCAATGCGAGGACATTGTTCAGGCTTCCCTGA
- the rpsT gene encoding 30S ribosomal protein S20, which translates to MANNKSSKKRVEIAERNRLQNKAYKSSMRTLMKRCFSACDAYSATPGDEAKTSVQSSMNAAFSKIDKAVKCGVLHRNAGAHQKARLSVAVKKAIDPAPASAS; encoded by the coding sequence GTGGCCAATAACAAGTCCTCAAAGAAGCGCGTCGAGATCGCTGAGCGCAACCGCCTTCAAAACAAGGCCTACAAGTCGTCGATGCGCACGTTGATGAAGCGCTGCTTCAGTGCGTGTGATGCTTACAGCGCGACCCCCGGCGATGAGGCCAAGACAAGCGTTCAATCCAGCATGAACGCAGCCTTCAGCAAGATTGATAAGGCCGTGAAATGCGGCGTGCTTCATCGCAATGCCGGTGCCCACCAGAAGGCTCGTTTGAGCGTGGCAGTGAAGAAGGCGATTGATCCAGCGCCGGCAAGCGCCAGCTGA
- the hisD gene encoding histidinol dehydrogenase: MHNQPLTTTSSPPTSVEASVIQTIDAISDAEQRLDQIATRTAGQSQRDAAKSVESILAQVRGDGDQALMELTQQFDGFVPDPLQVPSEELQRAWDTTPPDLRDALELAHRRIQDFHQRQRPLDLEVKGVHGERLGRRWRPVQAAGLYVPGGRASYPSTVLMNAVPARAAGVERLVMVTPAGSDGTVNRTVLAAAHLAGVREVYRIGGAQAIAALAFGTETIPKVDVISGPGNLYVTLAKKFVYGQVGIDSLAGPSEVLVIADASANVKQVAADLLAQAEHDPLAAAILLTTSSALAEALPAELEQQLQKNPREAICRQSLQQWGLVVVCDNLETCASLSDRFAPEHLELLVERPRMLADRIQQAGAIFIGPWSPEAVGDYLAGPNHTLPTCGAARYSGALSVETFMRHTSLIEFSREALEATGGAVIELAGSEGLHSHANSVKIRLR; the protein is encoded by the coding sequence ATGCACAATCAGCCGTTGACAACCACATCGAGCCCCCCTACCAGCGTCGAAGCGTCTGTGATCCAAACCATCGACGCGATCAGCGATGCAGAACAGCGACTGGATCAGATCGCCACCCGCACAGCCGGACAATCCCAGCGAGACGCAGCGAAAAGCGTCGAATCCATCCTCGCCCAGGTGAGAGGGGACGGGGATCAGGCCCTGATGGAACTCACCCAGCAGTTCGACGGGTTTGTCCCCGACCCGCTCCAGGTCCCCAGCGAAGAACTTCAGCGTGCCTGGGATACCACCCCTCCCGACCTCAGGGATGCCTTGGAACTGGCCCACCGGCGGATCCAGGATTTCCACCAGCGTCAAAGGCCTCTGGATCTCGAGGTCAAAGGAGTTCATGGTGAGCGTCTTGGGAGACGCTGGCGTCCAGTTCAGGCCGCTGGCCTGTATGTCCCCGGAGGACGGGCCTCATACCCGAGCACGGTGCTGATGAACGCTGTACCAGCTCGGGCTGCGGGCGTGGAGAGACTGGTGATGGTCACCCCCGCGGGATCCGACGGGACCGTGAACCGCACCGTTCTCGCCGCAGCCCACTTGGCAGGGGTGCGCGAGGTGTATCGGATCGGTGGGGCTCAGGCGATTGCGGCCCTGGCGTTCGGCACCGAAACCATCCCGAAGGTCGACGTGATCAGCGGGCCTGGCAATCTTTACGTGACCCTGGCCAAGAAGTTCGTCTATGGGCAGGTGGGAATTGACTCACTCGCAGGCCCCAGCGAAGTGCTGGTGATTGCGGATGCGTCGGCCAACGTGAAACAGGTTGCAGCGGATCTCTTGGCCCAGGCGGAACATGATCCGCTTGCGGCTGCGATCCTGCTCACCACCTCAAGCGCCCTGGCAGAGGCGCTGCCTGCTGAATTGGAGCAACAACTTCAAAAAAACCCACGGGAAGCCATCTGCCGGCAATCCCTGCAGCAGTGGGGACTCGTCGTGGTCTGCGACAACCTCGAAACCTGCGCGTCGCTGAGTGACCGGTTTGCCCCTGAACACCTTGAGCTTCTTGTTGAGCGGCCTCGCATGCTGGCGGATCGCATCCAGCAAGCCGGAGCCATCTTCATCGGACCCTGGAGCCCGGAAGCCGTGGGGGATTACCTTGCGGGCCCGAATCACACGCTGCCCACCTGCGGCGCAGCGCGTTACAGCGGTGCGCTCAGCGTGGAAACCTTCATGCGTCACACCTCACTGATTGAATTCAGCCGTGAAGCCCTCGAAGCCACCGGTGGTGCCGTCATTGAACTGGCCGGCAGTGAAGGACTACACAGCCATGCCAATTCGGTGAAGATTCGCCTTCGCTGA
- the rpiA gene encoding ribose-5-phosphate isomerase RpiA, producing the protein MSELQNQMKQAVADAAVKQFRDGMVVGLGSGSTAALMIKGLGERLATGQLRNIVGVTTSFQGEVLAAELGIPLRSLNAVDRIDLAIDGADEVDPAFQLIKGGGACHVQEKLVAARADRFIVVVDSTKLVERLNLGFLLPVEVLPGAWVQISQQLKAMGGEAELRMATRKAGPVVTDQGNLVLDVRFEGGIADPASLEKEINNIPGVLENGLFVNLADEVLVGQVDDGVASARSLERAS; encoded by the coding sequence ATGTCGGAACTTCAGAATCAGATGAAGCAGGCCGTTGCTGATGCGGCTGTGAAGCAGTTCCGCGACGGCATGGTGGTGGGTCTGGGGTCTGGCTCCACGGCGGCTCTAATGATCAAGGGTTTGGGGGAACGCCTTGCCACCGGTCAGCTGAGAAACATCGTGGGAGTGACCACGTCCTTCCAGGGCGAGGTTCTTGCTGCAGAACTGGGCATTCCTCTTCGCAGCCTCAACGCAGTGGACCGGATTGATCTGGCGATCGACGGTGCTGATGAAGTGGATCCAGCGTTCCAATTGATCAAGGGGGGTGGTGCTTGCCACGTGCAAGAAAAGCTTGTTGCTGCCCGTGCCGACCGTTTCATCGTGGTGGTCGATTCCACCAAGCTTGTGGAGCGTCTGAATCTCGGATTTTTGCTTCCTGTGGAGGTCCTGCCAGGAGCCTGGGTTCAGATCAGCCAGCAACTGAAAGCCATGGGTGGCGAAGCCGAACTGCGCATGGCGACACGCAAGGCTGGTCCGGTGGTAACCGATCAGGGCAACCTGGTTCTGGATGTGCGATTTGAAGGGGGCATTGCTGATCCCGCCTCTCTCGAGAAAGAGATCAACAATATTCCCGGCGTCCTCGAGAACGGTTTGTTCGTCAACCTGGCCGACGAGGTGCTCGTTGGTCAGGTTGACGATGGTGTTGCCAGCGCACGCAGCCTCGAGAGGGCCAGCTGA
- a CDS encoding trypsin-like peptidase domain-containing protein yields the protein MQALAASAALPGSHSFVADAVRDVAPAVVRIDTERVVERQPFDPNLIDPLLRDLLGEPSFGYGPERQRGQGSGVVIDREGLVLTNAHVVEQVEQVNVTLANGEQRDGDVIGRDPVTDLALVRLKGSTLPPAARLGDSEALEVGDWAIALGTPYGLERTVTLGIVSSLHRNISSLGFSDKRLDLIQTDAAINPGNSGGPLVNAEGRVIGINTLVRSGPGAGLGFAIPINLARRVTDELQAAGEVVHPYLGVQLIALTARIARAHNEDPNALVALPERAGALVQSVLPDSPAQKAGLRRGDLVIQAGEMPIDDPQDLLQQVDRAEINQPLSLSIIRGERDLQVSVKPEPLPGLS from the coding sequence ATGCAGGCGCTTGCGGCCTCTGCTGCTTTGCCTGGCAGTCACAGTTTCGTTGCTGATGCGGTTCGTGATGTGGCTCCAGCTGTCGTCCGGATCGACACCGAGCGCGTGGTGGAGCGTCAGCCCTTTGACCCCAACTTGATCGACCCACTGCTGCGAGATCTCCTCGGTGAGCCCAGCTTTGGTTATGGCCCCGAGCGTCAACGCGGGCAGGGTTCGGGAGTGGTGATCGACCGCGAAGGGCTTGTGCTTACCAATGCCCATGTGGTGGAGCAGGTGGAGCAGGTGAATGTGACCCTCGCAAATGGCGAACAACGCGATGGCGACGTGATCGGCCGTGATCCAGTCACCGATCTGGCTCTGGTGCGACTGAAAGGCAGCACCCTGCCGCCTGCGGCACGGCTAGGAGATTCCGAAGCCCTCGAGGTCGGCGACTGGGCCATTGCCCTTGGCACCCCCTACGGCCTGGAGCGAACGGTCACGCTCGGGATCGTCAGCAGCTTGCACCGCAATATCAGCAGTCTTGGTTTCTCTGACAAGCGTCTTGATCTGATCCAGACCGACGCCGCCATCAACCCTGGCAACTCCGGTGGACCTCTGGTGAACGCAGAAGGCCGGGTGATCGGGATCAATACGTTGGTCCGTTCAGGTCCCGGAGCAGGCTTGGGGTTCGCAATCCCCATCAACCTGGCTCGCCGGGTGACGGACGAGCTGCAAGCAGCCGGCGAAGTGGTGCACCCTTACCTCGGCGTTCAGCTGATCGCCCTCACCGCTCGCATCGCCCGGGCGCACAACGAGGACCCCAATGCTCTGGTTGCACTGCCCGAACGGGCTGGTGCCCTGGTGCAGTCTGTTCTTCCGGACAGTCCAGCTCAGAAAGCGGGATTGCGCAGGGGTGATCTGGTGATCCAGGCCGGCGAGATGCCCATCGATGACCCTCAGGATCTGTTGCAGCAGGTGGATCGGGCGGAGATCAACCAGCCCCTTTCGCTCTCGATTATCCGCGGTGAGCGCGATCTGCAGGTTTCCGTCAAACCGGAGCCCTTACCGGGATTGAGCTGA